CCACGCTTGGTGACGAAATTGTAGATGCCGCCCTTGCCTTCCGAATTGCCCGGATACCAGTTCTGCACCGTCGAATATTTGATCTCGGCGTCATCATGCGCGACGAGCTCGACCACGGCGGCATGCAGCTGATTCTCGTCGCGCTGCGGCGCGGTGCAGCCTTCGAGATAGGAGACGTAAGAGCCCTTGTCGGCGATGATCAGCGTGCGCTCGAACTGGCCGGTGTTGCGCTCGTTGATGCGGAAATAGGTCGACAGCTCCATCGGGCAGCGCACGCCCGGCGGCACGTAGACGAACGAGCCGTCGGAGAACACCGCCGAGTTCAGCGTCGCGTAGAAATTGTCGGAGGTCGGGACAACCGAGCCCAGATATTTCTGCACCAGCTCGGGATGCTCGCGGATCGCCTCCGAGATCGGCATGAAGATCACGCCGGCCTTCTTCAGCTCCGCCTTGAAGGTGGTCGCGACCGAGACCGAATCGAAGACAGCGTCGACCGCGATCTTGCGGCGGGCCGGATCTTCCTCGCCGGGCTTCGGCTCGACGCCTTCGAGCATGGCAACTTCCCGCAAGGGAATGCCGAGCTTCTCATAGGTCTTCAGGATCTCCGGATCGATCTCGTCGAGCGAAGTGACCGTCTTCTTCGGCTTCGGCGCCGCGTAATAATAGAGATCCTGGAAGTCGATCTTGGGATAGTCGACGCGCGCCCAGGTCGGCTCGGTCATGGTCAGCCAGCGCCGATAGGCTTCGAGCCGCCACTGGAGCATCCAGGCGGGCTCGTTCTTCTTCTCGGAGATGAACTTGACGGTCTCTTCCGACAGCCCCTTGGGGGCCTTGTCGGACTCGATCAGGGTCTCAAACCCATAACGATACTGGTCGACGTCGATGCGCTTGACGCGCTCGACCGTCTCTTGGACGGCTGGCATTCTATCCTCCGCTCGCGGTTTCAAGGACCGCGGTGGATCAAACTCGGACGACTATTACGATGTTTTTTGGCAGAAAGCACTGGCTTAGAACCGTTCAAGCCGTGTTTCGTCGCTTAGGCTCTAAGTAGGGTATTACCGAGCTTTCGCCAAGCCTCTAACGCCCTATTGATGTCATCTGGTTCTGTGGACCAGCCCAGACTGAGACGCACCGCTCCCTGGGCCACGGTGGCATCGCATCCCATCGCCGAGAGCACGTGAGACGGCTGGACCTTCCCTGAGGAACAAGCCGAACCTGAGGATACGGCGACACCTTCGAGGTCAAAGCCGATCACGGCAGTCTCGGCCTTGAGACCTGGTGCAGTGAACAGAACGGTATTTGGCAACCTCTTCACGTCTTCCGCGAAGACGGTTGCGCCGGCAATCTCGCGAATACCGTTTTCTAAGCAATTCCTGAGGCTTGCCATCCGCTCCGCATCTTCCGGCAGAGCCTGAAGGGCGGCCTTCACGGCCGCACCCAACCCGGCAATGCCGGCAACATTCTCGGTTCCTGCCCGCCGGCCGAGCTCCTGCCCGCCCCCCCTCAGCACCGGCTCCAATCCGGCCAGGCCCTCCGCCACGACCAGCGCGCCGACGCCCTTGGGGCCGCCGATCTTGTGCCCAGAAAAGGTCGCAAGGTCCGCGCTGACCGCGCTAATATTGAAGGCAATTTTGCCGAGCGCCTGGATCGCGTCGACGTGCAGGAGGCCGCCGGCCTCGTGGACGAGCCCTGCCGCCTCCGCGACCGGCTGGAGCGCACCGGTCTCGTTGTTGGCCGCCATGATCGAGACCAGCGCCGGCGGGCCGTCGGCGAGCACCGTCCGGAGATGATCGAGGTCGACGACGCCGGAACGCGTGACCCGGATCTGGCTGATTCCATCTGCCGGGAACCGGCCGCCCGCGAGCACCGAGGCATGCTCGACCGCGGAAACCAGGAGCCGCCGCACCGGTTCGCCTGATCGGCTGCGCAAGCCGGGCGACAGCGCCAGCGCATTGGCCTCAGTTCCGGCGGAGGTGAAAACCACGTTTCGCGGCAGCGCACCGACTGCTGCCGCAAGCGAGCTACGCGCGTCCTCGACCAGCCGCCGCGCCTCCCGTCCCTCGGCGTGGACCGAGGATGGATTGCCGATCAGCTCGTAGGCGGCCAGCATCGCTGCGCGCGCCTCAGTGCGCAGCGGTGTCGTCGCATTCCAGTCGAGATAGACACGGCTCGGCATGGCGCCCTCTTAGCACCTTTTGCCCTCGCGCCAATCGCCAGCCACCGCACATCAGGCCGCCTGTTGCTGCGCAATTCCGCCAACGGAACGAAGCTCCATCCGCAGTCCGAACAGTGGCCGCAGCCAGACGATCCGCCGCGCGATCTCGAAACCCCAGGAGAAACCCCAGGACACGCAGAGCATGCCGAGGTGGTAGAAGATCAGGAGCCTGAAGGCTAAAATCCACACCCAGTCCAGATCGATGCGTCATTCTGGGTTTGATGCTTGCTGCGGTGTTGACATGGTTTTCTGCTCCTTGACGGGACGACAAACACGGTTTTCGGGCCATGGCTGACGGCCAAAATGCTCTCGAAACGGAGCGCGTCGAGACGGTTTGGGATCAGGACCGGGCGCGAGGGGACGAGGCACCGGCGTCCGGGACGAGCGGTTGGCACGGCGGGATCAGTGACGACTGGACGGTGTTCGCTGCGATCGCCGCCGTCGCGCTCGCGATCGGAATCGTCAATGCACTCTCCGGCGCGCAGGACGCCGCCGGGCGGGGCGAGAGCTATGACATTGGCCGGCGACTGCTCTGGGAGTTGACGAGCATCATCGTCATCCTGCTGCTGGTGCCGATCCTGATGCTGTCGGTCCGGCACATCCGCCGGGCGACGGGCCTCGCGGCGCGGATCGGAATCGGTGCGGTCGCCCTGCTCGGCTTCTCGGCCCTCCACATCACCGGCATGGTGGGCTTGCGGAAACTCCTGCTCTGGCTCGCGGGCAGCTCCTACGACTTCCATTTCTCGCGGGCGACCATCCTGTACGAGTTCCGCAAGGATGCCGTCACAGCTTTGCTGCTCGGGGCAACACTCTGGCTGATCGAAAGCCGGCGGGAACTGCGCAAGGCCGCACTCGCAGCCCTTTCCATGCCGGCCGCTCCGCTGGAGCAACCATCCCCCGATCTGATCTGGCTCCGGGACGGCAGCAGCCGCATTCGCGTCGCGCCGCGCGATATCCTGTGGGTCGCTTCGGCCGGCAACTACATCGAATACAGCCTCGCTGACGGCACCCAGCACCTGATCCGGGGAACGTTGGCTGCGACCGAAAGCGAGCTCGCCCGCTTCGCCATCGTGCGCGTTCACCGGACAAGGCTTGCCAATCTCGACCGCGTGAGCGGCGTCGACTTCAAGCCATCAGGGGATTTCGAACTCACATTCGACAACGGCAAGACGCTTGGCGGCAGCCGCCGCTACCGGCCCGCGGTTGCCTCGCTCGGAGGGCGCATTGCGCCTGTGTGAATCGCTTCCGGGATCATCCGACAGCTCATAAACAGTCGTGATTCCAATCAGTTGCCGCCACAACGGCGCGCTTCGCAATCGCCTGCTCGATCCCGGCGGCCATTGGCGTGACACCGCGATGACCGGCTAAGTTCTTGAACACATTGGCAGATGTCGAAGATGCTTGCTTTTTGCCCCGCAGCCTATGTTAGAACGCGGCCGTCAAGTCACCGCGCGCCATTTGCGCATCACCGCGAGGCGCACGCTTCTCACCCTTCCATTCGCGCTTTCGTCGGCGTCGCTGCCGATGAGGCCATAATCGGTTGATTGCAGAGGACCACCTCTCCGCGGAATCAATCAAGAGATCATCGATGCCCGAAGTTATTTTCACCGGCCCCGCCGGCCGTCTCGAAGGCCGCTATCACCCGGCCAAGCAAAAGAACGCGCCGATCGCGATGATCCTGCATCCGCATCCGCAGTTTCACGGCACGATGAACCATCAGATCGTGTATCAGTGCTACTACGCCTTCGCGCATCGCGGCTTCTCGGTGCTGCGCTTCAACTTCCGCGGCGTCGGCCGCAGCCAGGGCTCGTTCGACCACGGCACCGGCGAGTTGTCGGATGCGGCAGCAGCCCTCGATTGGGCGCAGACCATCAATCCCGAAGCGCGCGCCTGCTGGGTCGCCGGCTTCTCCTTCGGCGCCTGGATCGGCATGCAGCTTCTGATGCGCCGCCCTGAGGTCGAAGGCTTCATCTCGATCGCGCCGCCGGCCAACCTCTATGACTTCTCGTTCCTCGCGCCCTGCCCGTCGTCGGGCCTGATCGTGCATGGCGAGAAGGACGCGGTGGTGCCGCCGAAGGACGTCAACACGCTGGTCGAGAAGCTGAAGACGCAGAAGGGCATCGTGATCGACCAGCAGGTCATCCCGGGCGCCAACCACTTCTTCGACGCCAAGCTCGAGCCGCTGATGGAAACAATCACGGCCTATCTCGACATGCGCCTCGCCAACGTGCGGTAAGAATGACATGGCCGCATTCGTAGCCTTGCTGCGCGCGGTCAATGTCGGAGGCACCGGCAAGCTGCCAATGACCGAGCTCAAGGCGATGTGCGAAGAGCTCGGTTTCGGTGCCGTGCGCACCTACATCGCCAGCGGCAATGTGGTCTTCACCAGCCGCAAATCGGAATCCGCTATTAAGGCCGTTCTCGAAAAGCGCCTGCACGCTTACGCCGGCGCGCCGGTCGGTGTGCTCGTGCGCAGCGTGGCCGCGATCGCAGAGGTCTTGGCCGACAATCCGTTTCCCAAAATGGCGCCCAACCGCACGGTCGCGATCTTCCTCGACAAGGCGCCACCTGCGGACACGCTCGCCGGAATTCGGGGTCAGAAAGACGAAGAGGTCAAGCTTGGCCGCCGCGAGATCTACGTGCATTACGGCGACGGCATGGGGACGTCAAAACTCGTGATCCCCGCTGCCAAGACCGGCACCGCGCGCAACATGAACACCATCGCCGTCCTGGCGAAGATGGCCGCGGAGCTCTAGCTGACCGAAGACGGCGGCGCTCGGTTGCGGGGACAAGCAATGCAGGCGGATCTGGTGCTCGACGACGAGCAAGCTGCTGCTTGCCGACGGCTGCACCTGGCCGCTGCAACGCAGCTCAAGCCAGCTTCAGCGCGGCAATCCCCATCAAGACGAGCGCGATGCCGGCAAGCTTCATCGCGCTCAAGGTCTCGCCGAACAGCAAGACGCCCATGACGAAGGTACCTGCTGCGCCGATGCCGGTCCACACCGAATAGGCGACGCCGACCTCGAGCACCTTCAAGGCGCGTCCCAGCAGGAAGACGAAGACGGCGAGCAGCACCAGCGAAACGATGCTCCAGCCGATGCGCGTGTAGCCTTCCGCGTATTTCATCGAGATCGCCCAGCCGACATCGAGTGCGCCGGCGATCACCAGCATCATCCAGGCCAGAGATTGCGACATCAGCGTATGCTCAGGCCGCGAGCTTGAGCAGATGCGCGTCGTGGCGCACGAGGAAGGCGCGCAGCAATTGCGGATAGTCTGCGCCGACCGCGGTGC
This portion of the Bradyrhizobium diazoefficiens genome encodes:
- a CDS encoding DMT family transporter yields the protein MSQSLAWMMLVIAGALDVGWAISMKYAEGYTRIGWSIVSLVLLAVFVFLLGRALKVLEVGVAYSVWTGIGAAGTFVMGVLLFGETLSAMKLAGIALVLMGIAALKLA
- a CDS encoding DUF1697 domain-containing protein; translation: MAAFVALLRAVNVGGTGKLPMTELKAMCEELGFGAVRTYIASGNVVFTSRKSESAIKAVLEKRLHAYAGAPVGVLVRSVAAIAEVLADNPFPKMAPNRTVAIFLDKAPPADTLAGIRGQKDEEVKLGRREIYVHYGDGMGTSKLVIPAAKTGTARNMNTIAVLAKMAAEL
- a CDS encoding alpha/beta hydrolase — encoded protein: MPEVIFTGPAGRLEGRYHPAKQKNAPIAMILHPHPQFHGTMNHQIVYQCYYAFAHRGFSVLRFNFRGVGRSQGSFDHGTGELSDAAAALDWAQTINPEARACWVAGFSFGAWIGMQLLMRRPEVEGFISIAPPANLYDFSFLAPCPSSGLIVHGEKDAVVPPKDVNTLVEKLKTQKGIVIDQQVIPGANHFFDAKLEPLMETITAYLDMRLANVR
- a CDS encoding LytTR family DNA-binding domain-containing protein, producing MADGQNALETERVETVWDQDRARGDEAPASGTSGWHGGISDDWTVFAAIAAVALAIGIVNALSGAQDAAGRGESYDIGRRLLWELTSIIVILLLVPILMLSVRHIRRATGLAARIGIGAVALLGFSALHITGMVGLRKLLLWLAGSSYDFHFSRATILYEFRKDAVTALLLGATLWLIESRRELRKAALAALSMPAAPLEQPSPDLIWLRDGSSRIRVAPRDILWVASAGNYIEYSLADGTQHLIRGTLAATESELARFAIVRVHRTRLANLDRVSGVDFKPSGDFELTFDNGKTLGGSRRYRPAVASLGGRIAPV
- the sufB gene encoding Fe-S cluster assembly protein SufB, translated to MPAVQETVERVKRIDVDQYRYGFETLIESDKAPKGLSEETVKFISEKKNEPAWMLQWRLEAYRRWLTMTEPTWARVDYPKIDFQDLYYYAAPKPKKTVTSLDEIDPEILKTYEKLGIPLREVAMLEGVEPKPGEEDPARRKIAVDAVFDSVSVATTFKAELKKAGVIFMPISEAIREHPELVQKYLGSVVPTSDNFYATLNSAVFSDGSFVYVPPGVRCPMELSTYFRINERNTGQFERTLIIADKGSYVSYLEGCTAPQRDENQLHAAVVELVAHDDAEIKYSTVQNWYPGNSEGKGGIYNFVTKRGDCRGNNSKISWTQVETGSAITWKYPSCILRGDNSRGEFYSIAISNGFQQVDSGTKMIHLGKNTSSRIISKGIAAGKSQNTYRGLVTAHRKATGARNFTACDSLLIGDKCGAHTVPYIEAKNSSATFEHEATTSKISEDVLFYCVQRGLSQEEAVGLVVNGFVKDVLQQLPMEFAVEAQKLISISLEGSVG
- a CDS encoding cysteine desulfurase family protein encodes the protein MPSRVYLDWNATTPLRTEARAAMLAAYELIGNPSSVHAEGREARRLVEDARSSLAAAVGALPRNVVFTSAGTEANALALSPGLRSRSGEPVRRLLVSAVEHASVLAGGRFPADGISQIRVTRSGVVDLDHLRTVLADGPPALVSIMAANNETGALQPVAEAAGLVHEAGGLLHVDAIQALGKIAFNISAVSADLATFSGHKIGGPKGVGALVVAEGLAGLEPVLRGGGQELGRRAGTENVAGIAGLGAAVKAALQALPEDAERMASLRNCLENGIREIAGATVFAEDVKRLPNTVLFTAPGLKAETAVIGFDLEGVAVSSGSACSSGKVQPSHVLSAMGCDATVAQGAVRLSLGWSTEPDDINRALEAWRKLGNTLLRA